One Tursiops truncatus isolate mTurTru1 chromosome 3, mTurTru1.mat.Y, whole genome shotgun sequence DNA segment encodes these proteins:
- the LOC117311906 gene encoding kidney mitochondrial carrier protein 1-like, translating to MSALNWKPFVYGGLASITAECGTFPIDLTKTRLQIQGQKNDANFKEIRYRGTLHALVRIDREEGLKALYSGIAPAMLRQASYGTIKIGAYQSLKRLFVKRPEDETLLINVVCGILSVVISSTIANPTDVLKIRMQAQNSSLQGGMIGNFIHIYQQEGTRGLWKGVSLTAQRAAIVVGVELPVYDLTKKHLILSGLMGDTVYTHFLSSFTCGLAGALTSNPVDVVRTRMMNQRVLRDGRCPGYTGSLDCLLQTWKNEGFFALYKGFWPNWLRLGPWNIIFFVTYEQLKKLDL from the coding sequence ATGTCAGCCCTGAACTGGAAGCCCTTCGTGTACGGAGGCCTGGCCTCCATCACAGCGGAGTGCGGTACTTTTCCAATTGATTTAACCAAGACACGGCTCCAGATTCAAGGCCAGAAGAATGATGCAAACTTTAAAGAAATCAGGTATCGAGGAACGTTGCATGCGTTAGTGAGGATAGACAGAGAGGAAGGCCTAAAAGCACTGTATTCAGGGATTGCTCCTGCGATGTTGCGCCAGGCTTCCTATGGCACCATCAAGATAGGCGCCTACCAGAGCTTGAAGCGGTTATTTGTCAAGCGCCCGGAAGATGAAACCCTTCTGATAAATGTGGTCTGTGGAATTCTCTCTGTAGTCATATCCTCAACCATTGCTAATCCAACTGATGTTTTGAAAATTCGGATGCAAGCACAAAATAGCTCCCTTCAAGGAGGAATGATAGGCAACTTCATTCACATTTACCAGCAAGAGGGAACAAGAGGACTTTGGAAGGGCGTGTCCCTTACTGCTCAGAGGGCCGCTATTGTTGTTGGTGTGGAGCTGCCGGTCTACGACCTCACCAAGAAGCATCTTATTCTCTCGGGCTTGATGGGAGACACTGTGTATACCCATTTCCTCTCAAGCTTCACCTGTGGGCTGGCGGGGGCCCTGACCTCAAACCCTGTTGATGTGGTGAGAACACGTATGATGAATCAGAGAGTCCTTCGAGATGGCAGATGCCCTGGCTACACAGGTTCCCTGGATTGCTTGTTACAGACATGGAAGAATGAAGGGTTTTTTGCTCTATATAAAGGGTTTTGGCCAAATTGGTTGAGACTTGGTCCttggaatattattttctttgtgacatatgaGCAGTTGAAGAAATTGGATTTGTGA